The Branchiostoma lanceolatum isolate klBraLanc5 chromosome 3, klBraLanc5.hap2, whole genome shotgun sequence DNA segment GTAGATGGATTTTAGacaaaaattgggcataggttccctggctggcccctatccgggggccacggtgcctcaagttcaacaagttgaaaaatacacaatggtatttttttacttggaacaaggcaagtaacgATTCACAtatccttgaatgataaataaatagataactctgttACTTAGCTATTGGTTTCAGGACCAAAACAAATTAAGTCCCATTCCATGATtttaaacttcactgctggcattaaGTTCAaccctaaaaacatttttactggcattttttttcacccccaccctctgtctacaaacaatcaaaaatgctttaatattctaacgttgaaattcttgctcaagagtatcaaaaatgatcagTTTGTGccagcccagtcaaatatctagtccaaatttcgcgcgtcaggaccgcgcggcgcgacCATCCAATCACAGGGCCACCTCCATCGGGAAAAGGAGCTTGCCGCCTCGCCGGTgtgcatgatataaacatgtcgatcacatcaaaacgtagccctgtttcttgccgtcattttgacaccaagaacaagaagaCGAAAAATTAAGGTGGTAATTTTTATCATCAAAGAGTTCGTTACAATCGAATTTTAATGctcaaaaaaattaattttccctttgttccaggtaccaatttaaagctcgtaatcggctcattctgctgcggtctaagacGCAGGCGGAAGTGAAATTGGCCATGTTTTGAATCACGGCCGCGCGCGCTACACCGCGCCGTTTTCATCggtaaatttctggcgtttgaaacattttacaacataaacaaacacatcacgagaaagagaaagttatattctttattttcatgggtGACTTTGCCTGTAGAAACGAATAGTTTTTGTATCGCGGGTGTGGGAAGATGGTAGAAAATTTACCGATCGTCATGCGGTAGTTagccgattttcgcggtagcgtcgttggaatacctacttggaacggacattttttgtaccgcgggtgtgggaacaagatggaaaattcaccggcgattttcgcggtagcttttgaatacctaatgtttatttttcagcttaccgcttagttctgcacctattatctaggtgcaggtcttaatttttgatagtcgcaccgtgcgaccgtgattttaaatctagtcgcattctcaaaaaactggtcgcatacatattgtgtgcgagtcgcactcacgagcgctgatgGAATGTTGAAGAACTATTCCAATGTCCTGACTGCTGATATTATTCAAAATACCACTTCCATTAACCAGTATATGATAAGTTTAACTTAAGTTAGCTATGATCTATAATATCTTTATAGGATATAGGATGTTCTGGCACCCTGATAAAATTATTTTCGCATATCAACGTTATATCTATACGATTCCCCCAGTGTCCACTATCCTACTAGTATCATGGTGGAGTACCAATAACACCAACATAAAGAAGTCAAAGTAACATGATCAAATATATTTTGGATCATCATACTGACACATTAGATCTTTCACTTTTATCAGTGGCCTAAAATCTTCAACTAAAGACTTCTTCATAATCTCATATCCCATGGAGTTATTCATTCATCTTGTTGACTGCACTAACATAGCATCTAAAACAtcttgctgataaaaaaagatgataacTGTGATTTATAACAGGTTTTGTGAGACAAAAAGAGCTTTACGTACCTTGTCTTCCTGTCTATTCTCCAATGGGAACATTTGATCTGTGTTTACGTACGCTACAGGTAGACTTGACAAATGCACTCTCGCACAAATGAAAGCATGAATATTTCATGGTTTCACTGCATTAGGATTCTTATGGGTTTACTTGGTCACGGAAGGGCCATGTGTTTATGAGACAttggtttgaaaagaaaaacatccaGAAAATTTGTTCCTCGTCACACGTATACAGGGCACACAGTGACATACCAACTACAGATTTGATTTCTTGTGCAAATTAACAAATCTTATTTCCAGGGATCATAATAAGCAGCTGACATCAGTCAAAATCCATGTATTCTCTTTAAcaaatgatttttgattttcattCAATAATTATGTACAGACCATCAACCTTAATGGCCATGTTAATAATTTTCTCTCAACTTGCCACAAACAAATGAATCCATCCAACCTCTCTACATTATAGACTTATATTTGGTCTAGCTACCTGTTGATGCTGTGGCCAATATAATAAGTAAATACTTCATTGAATAAGCTACGGcccgtggcgcgttggatacacccgatccctcgatctcggaagttaagcaacgcgcggtccggacagtgcttggatgggggaccaaccaaggacgtccggattgctgtagcctcacgaagctttccacgaaatcgtcttccgggagggacgtaaaacgggggtcccgtgctcgaggaggtgcctcgaacacgttaaacagcctcattaccctacacattgggtacctgcctgtggcactggctgcaaatacacctgatattaatACTCCTCAAAATCAAGTATTACACGGACACCTTGAAAATACAAGTCAGTGCGACAAAAATAACacaagaacttgaagaagaaaTTACCTTACAAATGAACTATAATATGTACATTCATGGGGTAGAAGAATAAAAGAAGGAACTCAATCTGTAGTATGAATACTTCATTGAATACTCGCGATCGAGTGATcctcaaaatcaaatgttacaCCTTGAAAGTACAAGTCAGTACAACAAAAATAATGCCAGAAATTACCCTACAAATGAAGTAtagattagagtagagtagagaagagtatAACCTGTACTTTTTCACGATTAGTTAGATAGAAgaataaaaaaaggaacacattCCTATTATTCATGCTAAAACAACTAGTGAAAAGTCTGTTgtatttatttacataatccCTGCAAAGTGGGAGGGGTGAAAGTCCTCCACACTTCTGCTATCCttgaaaagtttatattttctgCTCAAAAACACCATCTGTGCTGTCTGAAAGCCACAGGAAATAGCCACCAATTAACACTGACTTGTTAATTACTCTGGTAATCACTTATCTACCGTTTAAACTGAGCTGTTGTTGCGAAGTTGACGGGAGGCACAGAGATCAGCTAACCGCGAAGTTCGTAAATTTGTCAAACATCCCTTCTCAAAAAAGTGCCATTTTGGGGGCTTTTACACCACGATTTTTGCTCAGAATAGTTAGTTCATAAACTGTACAAGATACATATCACATCTAAATTTGGCTGAAAGCGtcagaaatgttttattttgtgattaAACTACAGGTCTTACTTCGGTGATGTACTGGGAGGGACACCATATTGTTTACCAATCGCCATATTCCAAGTGGAAAACGTCCGAGAAGACGAATGATTTTTTCGGACGATTTTGACTCACCTAGGATGGCCTGTATGGCCTGATCGTCTCCCAGGACGTCCATGGCGGCCTACCGGCCCTGCCGGGTGTGCTGACGGTGGTTGTCCGCGTCTTCCTACGGCTGTCAGGCCGACTAACCCCGAGGATCCATTCCGTGAAGTCCCGTCCCCTCCGCCATGAAAAGTCTTTCTGCGGCTGTTCCAACAACCTCCCCGACTCTCACCTATTTTTGAAATTTCACCTCGTTTCTCAAACTTTAACACAAATATTTGACCTAAAATAtaatgaaaatgtaaatgtagTCCAAGTTGTATTGTTATTTGCAAAATTACAGGTATTCTTAATTGCTTTTTTAGAATGATTCTCAAATGGGACAGCTGTTACGGTTCCTCCCTCTGGAGAGTTACAACGCGATGACGCAAACAGGATCATCAGGTGACCAGACCTGGACCACCTGACTGATAAACGCCGGAAACTTGGACCAACTTCCAAGAAAGTGATGCGGTATTCCATAAGGATATATTTAGAAACAGAAGTCACTTACTTCCTTTTGATAATccgttttgttgttttttatatacattcaatcattgtacataacgtattgttgtttttgctgcgATGATGTTTGTTGTTAAACGGTTTTCGTGCATGGAAGAAAATCATCCGCCATCCGCCATCCGCATCAATTGCAACTTTTTTGTATGTCATAAAAATATATAActcatttgtctttttttttcgtgTCCAATGCACACATGGACATGTTTCTGTTGACTCCAAAACgtgcttttttttctctcttttcaaCCGAAAGTAGATTTCCTCTTTCGGAAGGAACTATCAATCAGGTATCAAATTTGTGGAACAAATTGAAGGATTAGTGATTGATACTGCAGTCAGGACGCTCACCCACTCATTGCGAGTTTAGATGCAGAACATAGGagatgatgatattgataataaGGATGAAAATTAACCCTTTCAATTTTCAGCGTGGCCGCTAGAGGCCGCTCTTGACCGGTTTACTTGCAAACAAAGCATGCaaacgtaaaaaaaatacaagcaaTTTGACCTATTCTTGCGTGTAAGTGTTTGATTTTatgagacaaaattactatctttttttaatttaaatTAAAGCGTAGAATACCTtgcttttttatttttcaaagatttaaATGAATCGATACAATTTTATTCTTGCTGTCTGGATGCGCTCATCTCAAAATGTGTTCTTATcttgacagaaaataaaacttaGACCACTGGCATATTTTGGAGATAAGGTAAGAAAATTATGCCATTTATTGGGTATTATTTGAACCTTAGAAATTTCTGATAGTTATTTCTTCATGATTGACCCTCTAATTGAGCTGGAAATGCCGTAAACGTCTCAGTTTGTGTGACTTGGTGCAGAGCGGCTTTGTCTTGCGGTGGGCGGCTGCGTTgtttgggtggggaggggggcacgttTGGATTTCATAAATCAGTGTAACTTCATAGTTTTATCGTTTGTGCGGATTCCATGGCGTCAAACACGTCTCCACGCActatattatattatgaataGCCACGTAGAGCGGCTAGAGTGTATAAGCACGTTGCAGAGTTGCTTTGGGGTTCTCTGTTGATAGCGTGACTTTTGGAGAAAGTAAAAATATTCAACCCAAAACTTGGATAATTTTTGGAAGACAACTCTAAAGTATTTGGCGCCCTGTTATCAGCATATATTTCTGGGAATCTCTTGGGCCTCTTTCTCATATAGTGGGCCTTTCAGCGTTAGATTTATGGGAACTTTAGATGCTGGTAAAtttgtagttttgttttatACAATTAATATTGCAATGTGACCTATTTAaatatatgtcacttagatgttagttaggtttgtgttaaacgatctgtatctagcccctcggggcacgaacatacaataaaggtcttcaatatATCAATATCTATAAACCGAGCCATAGCTGTTaacttgacattcaaatttATAGCCCTATCAACATTGATAGAGCCAATGCAAGCTGCAAGCAAGAGAAGCCCGCCAACAGTTGCTGTGGCTAACCTTACCGTAGCCGCGGTGACTGTTGGATGGCTTCTTttttacttgcagtcttattTTAGCCCTAACAACTGTTGTTAGGGCTACTGGATAAGACTGCAAGTacaagaagccctccaacagtcgctgTGGCTAACCTAGCCAATGCTTTACTACTAGTGTATAACTTTGCATATATACTAATGGTAGGATAACAACCTACCAGTAACAAAGGTTACAAATGAAGGCATTGTATTTGTCGTACAGTATTCAGCTGCATtaactacatttgtaagtacatgtagctgaatACTGTAGAATGCCTTCATTTGTAACCTTTTGTTACCCTGGTaaccaggggtttttctagaaaaattaaacaagagggaacacacacaggcaagggagcgaattcgATGTATCTATGGAAGAATTGATCACTGAATGAAGGCTGTctgctggggattaagctaaaatcttaATTCGACaaggggcgctgggctgaaacaagagggtgcggcgcccctctttcccaatttagatgaacccctggtaaCCATCCTCAAAAATATGTCTCAGCAAAAGTTGTGGCTGCCGAGTCCCTTTCATCCTCTCAGCAAGAGCTTCAGCAGCTGTAATATATACTACTGTATAATataacatactagtactgtagggATGGATTTCAGACTGAGCCTTTTCTGTGTGTGGCAACTGGCAAGGGTTGAACACAACAGAAGGACAGAAACTCATTCTCAAGGTTCGTGGTTGCATACAAAATATATAGAGCAATTGGATGAACAAGATGAGTTGCATGGAATGTTATGAGGACTGACAAAAGACAACAGAtcctgtctgaaacatctgaccgttagCAAGTTTTAACCAGTTGCTTTAGTATTACAAATTACGGATTACAAATGTTATGAGGACTATATGGGATCATCATGATTGTAAGATGCATATGAAGCCTTGGCCTAATGTTTGTTTGACTAGgctaaatgataatgatatataatatccTGTGGTTTAGGATCTATATGTTTGCCTGATCCCTAAAGATGGCGCTGAGTCCAGGGCAGACTGTGGATGGCCTGGAGTCAGGCATCAAGCTCAACTTTCCAGAACAGCACGCCCAGCTGGCGAAGTGCCTCAACGCCCTCCGGGAGACAGGACGGTACTGCGACATCACAGTCAAAGTGCAGGACAAGAGCTTCAGGTTAGATTCAGGAAtcataaaacatttcatttgtcGTAATCTTTTCTTGTCAAGTCCACTTCAGATATTGCAAATCATGTACCACTGTATGTGAGATTTGACAGCTTATGAATAGAAATTGTTTCTGTTGACCAAGTCAAGAAAGATCTAGgaaaaaataaagaatgtaCAATTTTGTGGGCTTATGTTAAATTTTCACTTGTTGCTATCACTGTCTGTGCTGCAATTGTGCTATCTCCGTAGATAATTTCATCTGGTTGGTTAATCATCTCCACGTGATAGTTTTCACAggtacttgtaagttgtaattaTATATAACTTGTAAGGAACCATATTTTCATTCTCTATTCTTCAGTAGATAATTTTTTATTGTATGAAGGCAGCAGATATCGTATTTTGTCAAAACGTCTGTAGAGAAGTAATATATGGTTGCGTACCAAAGAAACTATGTTGAATGATTAAAAGAATGAATTGTGTTATCTTTACATTCCTAACACCCTTGCACTTGCAGCTGTCACCGTGCCGTGCTGGCATGCCGCACCCCCCTGTTCCAGTGCCTGGGTGATGACCCCATCGTCCGTGTGGACTTCCTGAACCCTGCTGCCTTCTCAGCACTCctggactacatgtacacatcagGTAAGATGCTTTCACACAGGCAAGCTTTGATTTTGAGGAATTTTGTAAATGTAATTATACGACAAGCAGCTAACAGGAGTCAATTATGGCCCTGGTACATGCAGGCCTACTGTACTGTTACATGCATGCAGAGCAGCGTTTCCACCAGACCGTGACTGAGACcatccacttggggagggcggtaccgcgaaaattaattgaccttACCgtgaaaattaattgaccaagAAAAATAACcgaatgttgattttgtttatttttcaaaatctttttgtTACGAATAAGGCCgagctataatactgcttcaatcgtcacaaaatgcgatctatacaGCCAAACTGTGTAGGGGAATTCCCGCCAATGTGGTCACTTGAAATCTTgccatcaaccaatcagaatgcAGGTTTTATGacgcgaaccaatcagcgcttagaacaggcGGAAACGCTGATGCAAAGAATATAAACACTTGTATCCATTGTTTCAGCTGACAGTGACATACATGCACTATATTCAGACTCTGTACCCTTGCAAAATCAAATCTGATGAGTGATCATTTCAGTGATAGCTGTTTTCCattgttgtaacatttacacCAAGAATAAAggtactacaatgtacatgcatgtagtacTACGGCAGGGTTCTCAAAAGAAGGCAAACATTGCGCAGCACAAGTAACAcgcggagtgccaaagacatgaccACAGCAGGCTAGGATTCCCCTGGAATGTTaaaaattcataacccaatgagacactattttgaaatacagcataggggtccagatcacatcATAGGGGGCCGGGCCCCTATGCACAGACTATACTACAGCACCTAAGAGGAAAATTTCAGTTCTTTTCGATAAGTCATCTTTTAcatgaattcttttttttttaaatatttgtctaTGCCATTCTACTGGAAATGAATAGCTGTACTTGAATGCTTGCTGTTATCTACAGAACTGACTGTGTCCAGTACCAGCTACAGCGATGAGGACCTGCTGGCTGCTGCTCAGGCCCTACGGCTCCGTCCTGTGGTGGAGTGGCTCACAGACTACCTCAAGGCTAAAGGAGCTGTAGACCAGGTATGGATAAAAAATGTAGGATTAGCTTATTTGATGCTGAATAACTGCAAGCAATTCAGaatacatctacatctatacaaTACACGGCAAAGCCCCGCTTTTCATCATGATATAAGTCTTAATAATGGTTGTTAAGGTCATGGCAAAAAGATTGTCACAATCTTACTTATATCATTagcagagtacatgtacatgaacagtatttcagttttgttgtgtcaataattcTTCTCATATTTTGCTTTTCTTGCTATGCAGGTGCTTGAACATGAAGGAAACTTGCATAACACAGTACCGTCTTCGCTTTTGATGCCTTCCGCTACTGTTAACTTGACTTCCAACACAGTGAGCGCCCTCTTTCCAAGGAACCCTGGCTTGGCCTTTCTCAACAATGCCCCCTACAGTCCTCAAACGGAACTGCAGGCAGCCTCTACAAGTCTGGGGCAGAATCAGCCAATCGAGAGCCTCTTCTTTAAAAACATGGGGAAATCCAATGGAGTTGCCACGGTTACAACTGAAGACGTGAGCAGTCCTGCACCTGCCAGGTGGGATCCCCAGCTGTCCACCTGTTACAGGTGCGGAGTGCACTTCCTCAGCAGCAAAGTCTTGAAGCAGCACCTGGCGGTGTGTGGGGGAGGGTCGGGAAAAGAGCCCAGCTGCATGCAAAACAGCATCGCAGACCCTCCTCGACAGAGGCCAGTGTTCGGCTGCTCCAGGTGTTCGCAGTACTTCGTAAGTGCCAAGACTCTCCAGATGCATCTTAAAGTGTGCAGCAAGCTTCGGGAGTACAAGTGTAGCCTGTGCCAACTCAGGTTTGTGAGTCAGCGGGCCCTGGACTTCCACACTAGAGACTGCTGGAAGTCTGTCCAGGAGTTCGAAAGCCCACAAGGCTCCAGAAGTACCAACATTAGAGGAAGCAACTCTAATAAGAAGAAGCCAAACGAAGTGGGCTCTTTTTCTCGCAAAGGGGGAAACGGGGAAAAGAATACAGCCCGTCTACAGGATACTTCCAAACCACAGCAACAAGAGCGAAGCAGTGATGAAAGTGTTGTTGAGGTAGAAAACATGGAAGAGTCAGGCAGCCAAGAGGTTTTGATGTTGAATGCTAAGGACATTGACATAAGCAAGCTGATAACAAGTAAGCAGTTCTGTTGTAGTAATTGCTGCGATATTTTCACAACTCCTCACAAACTACAGATCCACAAGCGAAAGTGTATCAAATCTCCAGGCACTTCTACAGCTGACCAACAACAAAAGTGTGTGTGCGATAGATGTGCTCTGTCCTTTCCATCGATGAAGTCCTTGCAGAGGCATATGCAGTCATGTAAGAAAAGTTTCCTGTTTGTCGATGTCAGAAATAAGGCAAACAAGTCAATAGTAAGTGACAAAGCAGCAGCCAGTAGTAGCAGAGAGGAACAGCCCGTACAAGAAGCCACGGTGTCAGAAGAAGCCACTCCGAGTAAGCAAAGTGCTGGTACCGAGTCTCCAAAGCCAAACAAAACTTCAGGCACAGTCAGCTCCGTAACATCTGAAAAGAAGACAGAAGATGCTACAGCAAAACCAAGTGAAAAGGATTCCAAGCCTGTAAAGGAGAGCAGTGGAGATGATGTGGAGAAAAGCAGCAAGAAAGATCCTAGCCATACAAGGAGAGCGTCCAGTGGAGGTGGTAGTCCAGCCCTCACAATGTTGAGAAGCAGCCCAAGACACATGGGTCGAACGCTAAGAAGCAGTCCCAAGAAACCCCACATCTTGAGCAACCTTGCCAAGGGCAACCTAAGGATCAAGCTGATTAAAAAAGTGCACAAGACGGTTACTTCTCAGGCGGCTAAAAGTAGAAGAATTTCAGCAGCAACTAGTTCAAGCACAACAGTAAGCAGTGCTGGAAAAGCAAACACTACTCCCAAAGTGGCAGGAGAGAAAAGGGCAGCGGAAGACAGAAGTCCTAGTGCAGCAAAAAGGCTCAGCACAGGTCAAGGAACCATCTCTACTCCAAGTACAGCAAAGGAGGGCCCTCCAAACAGGTTCAAAACTGGGAAGGGCTCCACCACGGGGCACAAGAACACAGCTCAAGTATCAGGGAAGCAGAGACAGTCCAGTCCTGCCGCCAGCACAAACACCATGCCGAAACCAAGACCCCGGGTTGTTCTAAGAAGAGTTGACACAGCCATAGGGACCCCAGAAGGCAGCAACACTATCTCAGCCAACATAGACACTGTTATAAAGTTAGAACCTGAAGATGACTCAGACCAAGGGGAAGTTTCAAGGAGCCCACAGCAGCCGAGTGGAAGGAACTTTGGTTCTCCTGAAACCAGCCTGTTCTCTGCACAGTACCACTGCGGCAACTGTGGCCTTAGCTTCGGCCAGAGAAAGGCCATGCAGGAACATGAATTCAAATGCAAACAGGTAAGGGTAAGACGTGTGTGACTGCATGTAAATGTTCTTAAGTTTAAGACTGCGTGTTCGTGGCAATGTCGAGAGGAATGTGTAGCATAGAACATATCATGTTCACTCAATCTTGGACTCAATATCGGGTTTAAGGGCAGACTGTATTTTACTATGGTCAAATGAAGCAGAAGATGAAACCTTGCAAATCTAACAAATGATGTTATTCATTTCTGTTCCTGTGTCTTCCGTAAGTGGTTTAGAGTTGCTTGTGCAATAGCTGCTAGCTGTGGAAGCATGCCTTAAACAacactttttattttttaagtCACAGATTCTAATTTCCAATCATTTAAGTCCCCCACAAAAATCACGTAATGTTTCGTACTTGTATTTTTACCCCAAAACCTGATTCTAGTTGACTGCCATTTATCTAATAATAGAAATAGTTTTGTAGGtggaagtaaaagaaaaggcaATTTTTCTCCAGGCTTTTGAGGAGGCATACTGCCAACAGCTCAGCAAGGCTGCTAAGTCGCACTGCTGCCAGAACTGTCTGAAGCTTTTCTCCTCTGACAGCAGTCTTAGGGCGCATCGCGAGGAATGTCAGGGAAACTCCGTGCTATACCGTTGCAAGATCTGCTGGGAAGACACCGACCAACCCAAGGCTCACCTGGAGAAACACTGGCGATGGAACCGACCTACGGAACTCCGAAACAACCCCTGTCTAAGCATCGAATCCGACCTACCTCTGATCAAGTCTTTGTACATGTCAGTAGTGAAGCCGAACGAGAAATGGCCATGCAGCCTGTGTGAGAACGAAAAGGGAAGTGACAGAAGAAGGTCAGTTGTGATGTTCAAGGACAGGTTGCGTCTGTGGTCGCATCAGGCGTCCTCGCACAGAGTCGTGTGGAGAAACCTGACATGCCCGGTGTGCACGGGGTCGTTTAAGTTTAACCAGAGGATAGAGTACCTACGCCACATGTTTGCTAATCACGTAAAACTGAAGAAGGCTGAGAAGACGTTTCATTGTCAGGTCTGTGGAAAGTCGTTCCACGACAGGGGCCTGTTGGAACTTCATCTGTTCAAACATGGCAGAAAGACAGCAAAATAGATCACTGTATGTTACTTCTCAGGCTCTTAGGTAGTAAATTACACTTTGCACAGGATATAATccattatgttgatgaaggttagacatccaggtaataagatacaccaaatagcagttacttaAACAACTGGATTGCAAAAAtcattatccagttgcttgagtaactgctatttggcgatACAATTAATTCTTTGGAGAATGCAGACCACTCTGTCTTCAGCCTAACTGGCACGAAGGCAAAGAATTGGATAATACAACATGCATGTTTACACTTGTCTGTAAGTCAGAGCATAACAGTATTTCCAAATAGTATTTCATAAGGAAATATGGTACTGCCTACAGGTCTTTGTTTCTTATCAAGAATATTATTTTACTATTTCCACAATATCATTTTTCTAGGGCACTATTTTCATAATACATGATTAATCAATGAGCAGGTTACTATTGAGTAATGTATGTACATGAagattttgagatcataatgtTATTGTCCCATTTTCTGAGAGAACCCTTATGAATAATCTCATATCTGTGTAGTTGCAACTATGGAATATTCTTAGTTTAAATAGCTTATCAACATATCTTTAGTAGTAAGTTGTCAGTATCCTAAACTATAGTAtggtaggttttcttgctctCTTTTTAAGATTACTGTATCTTAGGTTAGTTTTTCTCCTATATGTTTTACTGGCATTATTTCCTTTTAAATTATACTTGTTTAGTGTGTAGTTAATTTATAAATCTCCAGTTTAGTAGCATGTATTACATGAAGTTTGAACAGGTTGAGCATAGAATCAACTGTATAGTAAGTAAGAGTCAGTAAAAAGTAGTTGGTAGATGGTGCTTTCGTATATTTGTACAGTAAAACATCAGTGACGAActgttgattaaaaaaaaactgtggaaGGTTTGTTAACAGTTGTGATGTTATGGATATGTAACATTAAGCATAACATagtatatatttgtgtgtgtatactAGTAGAAGTAacttgaaaagtaaaaaaaaactttttcattgCACTTTAGCATTAGTATTTTTGTTAATAAACATGTAAGAGTTTAGTACTTGGCCTCGATCATTCCTCAGTTGAATTCCTTATAGTGAATATGCATATACACATTATTTATTGAATAGATGATTCTCAAGTCTATTCCCTGGACATTTTCACATAGACATTTATACCAGTCATTCTAATAATTTTTAAGCACTATTTTTAATGCCCTTTACATCTCAGTggatatacatttgtaaccCATACACTCTACCTTCCCTTTCTTTTGAAGGGGTTTGAAAAGGTTTTGTCTATTCTTATTACTACGTTTTACTTACGTATTTCTAAAAAATTTAACTAATTTTTGTGATCGCTGAAGGTTATTTTTCTGAAATTTAGAACAAAAGGGAGTCAGGGACTTCATCCCCAATGAGAGAATATGTAGACAGCAGCTGCAGACTTCAATTCCTAACGCAGATATTTCAGTGCTGCAACACAGACAAGCTAAAATGAATAGTAGTAGGCTCTCCTCCTAAGGCGTCGCCAATACTTCATCCCCTGCAGGAAACAGTTCTCGCGTTCTTTGGTGAGAGTTCGCGAGAGTTGAGATTGACCTATGCGTCG contains these protein-coding regions:
- the LOC136429916 gene encoding zinc finger protein 131-like isoform X2, whose protein sequence is MALSPGQTVDGLESGIKLNFPEQHAQLAKCLNALRETGRYCDITVKVQDKSFSCHRAVLACRTPLFQCLGDDPIVRVDFLNPAAFSALLDYMYTSELTVSSTSYSDEDLLAAAQALRLRPVVEWLTDYLKAKGAVDQVLEHEGNLHNTVPSSLLMPSATVNLTSNTVSALFPRNPGLAFLNNAPYSPQTELQAASTSLGQNQPIESLFFKNMGKSNGVATVTTEDVSSPAPARWDPQLSTCYRCGVHFLSSKVLKQHLAVCGGGSGKEPSCMQNSIADPPRQRPVFGCSRCSQYFVSAKTLQMHLKVCSKLREYKCSLCQLRFVSQRALDFHTRDCWKSVQEFESPQGSRSTNIRGSNSNKKKPNEVGSFSRKGGNGEKNTARLQDTSKPQQQERSSDESVVEVENMEESGSQEVLMLNAKDIDISKLITSKQFCCSNCCDIFTTPHKLQIHKRKCIKSPGTSTADQQQKCVCDRCALSFPSMKSLQRHMQSCKKSFLFVDVRNKANKSIVSDKAAASSSREEQPVQEATVSEEATPSKQSAGTESPKPNKTSGTVSSVTSEKKTEDATAKPSEKDSKPVKESSGDDVEKSSKKDPSHTRRASSGGGSPALTMLRSSPRHMGRTLRSSPKKPHILSNLAKGNLRIKLIKKVHKTVTSQAAKSRRISAATSSSTTVSSAGKANTTPKVAGEKRAAEDRSPSAAKRLSTGQGTISTPSTAKEGPPNRFKTGKGSTTGHKNTAQVSGKQRQSSPAASTNTMPKPRPRVVLRRVDTAIGTPEGSNTISANIDTVIKLEPEDDSDQGEVSRSPQQPSGRNFGSPETSLFSAQYHCGNCGLSFGQRKAMQEHEFKCKQQS
- the LOC136429916 gene encoding zinc finger protein 423-like isoform X1, encoding MALSPGQTVDGLESGIKLNFPEQHAQLAKCLNALRETGRYCDITVKVQDKSFSCHRAVLACRTPLFQCLGDDPIVRVDFLNPAAFSALLDYMYTSELTVSSTSYSDEDLLAAAQALRLRPVVEWLTDYLKAKGAVDQVLEHEGNLHNTVPSSLLMPSATVNLTSNTVSALFPRNPGLAFLNNAPYSPQTELQAASTSLGQNQPIESLFFKNMGKSNGVATVTTEDVSSPAPARWDPQLSTCYRCGVHFLSSKVLKQHLAVCGGGSGKEPSCMQNSIADPPRQRPVFGCSRCSQYFVSAKTLQMHLKVCSKLREYKCSLCQLRFVSQRALDFHTRDCWKSVQEFESPQGSRSTNIRGSNSNKKKPNEVGSFSRKGGNGEKNTARLQDTSKPQQQERSSDESVVEVENMEESGSQEVLMLNAKDIDISKLITSKQFCCSNCCDIFTTPHKLQIHKRKCIKSPGTSTADQQQKCVCDRCALSFPSMKSLQRHMQSCKKSFLFVDVRNKANKSIVSDKAAASSSREEQPVQEATVSEEATPSKQSAGTESPKPNKTSGTVSSVTSEKKTEDATAKPSEKDSKPVKESSGDDVEKSSKKDPSHTRRASSGGGSPALTMLRSSPRHMGRTLRSSPKKPHILSNLAKGNLRIKLIKKVHKTVTSQAAKSRRISAATSSSTTVSSAGKANTTPKVAGEKRAAEDRSPSAAKRLSTGQGTISTPSTAKEGPPNRFKTGKGSTTGHKNTAQVSGKQRQSSPAASTNTMPKPRPRVVLRRVDTAIGTPEGSNTISANIDTVIKLEPEDDSDQGEVSRSPQQPSGRNFGSPETSLFSAQYHCGNCGLSFGQRKAMQEHEFKCKQAFEEAYCQQLSKAAKSHCCQNCLKLFSSDSSLRAHREECQGNSVLYRCKICWEDTDQPKAHLEKHWRWNRPTELRNNPCLSIESDLPLIKSLYMSVVKPNEKWPCSLCENEKGSDRRRSVVMFKDRLRLWSHQASSHRVVWRNLTCPVCTGSFKFNQRIEYLRHMFANHVKLKKAEKTFHCQVCGKSFHDRGLLELHLFKHGRKTAK